In Paenibacillus larvae subsp. larvae, the following proteins share a genomic window:
- a CDS encoding PAS domain S-box protein translates to MRKIPVTRTGKKDSDIILLPVDKVVKIEACQENSYLVHTLNETFHSCSTLEAWEEWLYEDGFRLISPGNLVNMNQVTRYNLEEGTVILGDPSAGRTKTAIASRVHQHHILKLLQMLRITNQEKQQGFSHHPESLKQMHALLAQNQNDPFLRSYAVIYALYERNRAEKRWEESEQKYKSLFEHNPDAICSFDRAGRFTKVNPAAERITGYSADELLDMSIEDLIEPAELEKWTKQFTLSLEGITSTDEVTFRNKEGQIRILSVVYVPIIIEQVIRGVYWIANDVTERKRAEELLIKSEKLSVVGQLAAGVAHEIRNPLTSLKGFVQLLQEKIDGYDTYLDIMVSELERINFIVSEFLVFAKPQRVHFQPKDLHQMLKNTVALLNTKAIMSNVEIKDEIQELLPLVFCDENQIKQVFINVLNNSIEAMPEGGTIRLGGNCKDGQVTLSFSDEGVGISENRLTRIGEPFYTTKEKGTGLGLMASYKIMENHKGQIKITSEVNKGTIVHLRFPVLSGQHSG, encoded by the coding sequence ATGCGTAAAATACCAGTTACACGCACCGGTAAGAAAGACTCCGACATCATCCTGCTGCCTGTAGATAAAGTAGTTAAGATCGAGGCCTGCCAGGAAAATAGTTATCTTGTTCACACATTGAACGAAACGTTTCATTCTTGTTCAACGCTGGAGGCATGGGAAGAGTGGCTGTACGAAGATGGATTCCGTTTGATCAGCCCGGGAAATCTCGTCAATATGAATCAGGTCACCCGTTATAACCTGGAAGAAGGTACAGTAATACTGGGAGACCCTTCGGCCGGAAGAACCAAGACTGCCATCGCGAGCCGTGTGCATCAGCATCATATTCTGAAGCTGCTTCAAATGCTTCGTATTACTAATCAAGAGAAGCAGCAAGGTTTTTCCCATCACCCGGAATCCCTTAAACAGATGCATGCCCTGCTTGCTCAAAACCAGAATGATCCTTTTCTCCGTTCCTACGCAGTTATCTATGCCTTGTATGAGCGGAATCGTGCCGAAAAACGGTGGGAAGAGAGTGAGCAAAAGTACAAATCCCTGTTTGAACATAATCCCGATGCCATATGCTCCTTTGACCGGGCAGGCAGATTCACGAAAGTGAATCCTGCGGCCGAACGTATAACCGGATATTCAGCAGACGAATTACTGGACATGTCGATTGAAGATCTTATTGAACCCGCAGAACTGGAGAAATGGACCAAACAGTTCACTCTGTCCCTGGAGGGTATTACCAGCACGGATGAGGTGACTTTCCGCAACAAGGAAGGCCAGATCAGGATATTAAGCGTCGTATATGTGCCGATTATTATAGAACAAGTCATCAGAGGAGTATATTGGATTGCTAATGATGTAACTGAACGCAAGAGGGCGGAAGAACTGCTGATCAAATCAGAGAAACTTTCGGTTGTAGGTCAGCTCGCAGCCGGTGTTGCCCACGAAATCCGCAATCCGCTTACTTCCTTGAAAGGTTTTGTCCAATTACTGCAGGAAAAAATTGACGGGTACGATACTTACCTTGATATCATGGTTTCAGAATTGGAACGGATTAATTTCATCGTCAGTGAGTTTTTAGTTTTTGCCAAACCCCAGCGTGTGCACTTTCAGCCTAAAGACCTGCACCAGATGCTGAAAAATACGGTAGCCTTGTTAAACACTAAAGCCATTATGAGCAATGTGGAAATTAAGGACGAGATCCAGGAACTACTTCCCCTGGTGTTTTGCGACGAGAATCAAATTAAGCAGGTATTCATCAATGTGCTAAATAATTCGATCGAAGCTATGCCTGAAGGAGGTACTATCCGGTTAGGGGGGAATTGCAAAGACGGCCAGGTCACGTTAAGCTTTTCCGATGAAGGGGTAGGAATATCCGAAAACCGCCTTACAAGGATTGGGGAACCTTTTTATACCACCAAGGAAAAAGGGACCGGACTCGGACTTATGGCAAGTTATAAGATCATGGAAAACCATAAGGGGCAAATCAAGATAACCAGCGAAGTCAATAAAGGTACAATTGTTCATCTTCGGTTCCCGGTTTTATCCGGGCAGCATTCCGGGTAA
- a CDS encoding LacI family DNA-binding transcriptional regulator, whose protein sequence is MAEHVGVSVSTVSRVINNDTKQAC, encoded by the coding sequence ATTGCCGAACATGTCGGGGTTTCCGTATCCACGGTTTCCCGGGTTATCAATAATGACACCAAGCAGGCATGTTAA
- a CDS encoding SpoVR family protein codes for MKESEKRQLEYAIAEISEVASGFGLDFYPMRYEICPAEIIYTFGAYGMPTRFSHWSFGKNFHKMKMQYDLGLSKIYELVINSDPCYAFLLEGNSLIQNKLIVAHVLAHCDFFKNNVHFSRTNRNMVESMSATAERVRQYEIEYGAAEVETFLDAVLAIQEHVDPSLITPYEQIERRNRWKRNWQDEKQKKTEVQTGYEDLWDLDIKPDNKQAEEDEPRFPAQPEKDLLLFIEENAPYMEPWQRDIMTMMRDEMLYFWPQMETKVMNEGWASYWHQRILRELDLTEEETIEYSKLNSSVVQPSKHTLNPYYLGLRIFEDIETRWDKPSKEDREKYGRKGGEGQEKIFEVREIDSDTSFIRNYLTKKLVEDLDLYVFEKKGPEWKITDKSWEQVRDQLVYSRVNGGFPYIHVADGDYQRNGELYVSHSYEGVELDVKYVEKTLPYMYHLWGKSVHLETIVGEKKILFTFDGKKHHRKFL; via the coding sequence GTGAAAGAATCCGAAAAGCGGCAGCTGGAATACGCTATTGCCGAAATCAGCGAAGTGGCCAGCGGATTCGGGCTGGATTTCTACCCTATGCGTTATGAAATCTGTCCGGCTGAAATCATTTATACATTCGGGGCTTATGGTATGCCCACCCGCTTCAGCCACTGGAGCTTCGGGAAAAATTTCCATAAAATGAAGATGCAATATGACCTTGGGCTTAGCAAAATTTATGAACTCGTGATCAATTCAGACCCCTGTTACGCCTTTCTCCTTGAGGGAAATTCCCTTATTCAGAACAAACTTATCGTAGCCCATGTTTTAGCGCACTGTGATTTTTTCAAAAACAATGTTCACTTTTCCCGTACAAACCGCAATATGGTAGAAAGCATGTCGGCTACAGCAGAGCGGGTCCGGCAGTATGAAATTGAGTATGGAGCAGCCGAAGTCGAAACGTTCCTTGATGCGGTACTGGCTATTCAAGAGCATGTGGACCCTAGTCTCATCACCCCTTATGAACAGATAGAACGGCGAAACCGCTGGAAAAGGAACTGGCAGGACGAGAAGCAAAAGAAGACAGAGGTTCAAACCGGATATGAAGACCTGTGGGACTTGGATATAAAACCTGATAACAAGCAGGCTGAAGAGGACGAACCCCGTTTTCCGGCCCAGCCGGAAAAAGATCTGCTGCTATTTATCGAAGAAAACGCCCCGTACATGGAACCCTGGCAACGGGATATTATGACGATGATGCGGGATGAAATGCTGTATTTCTGGCCGCAAATGGAAACAAAAGTCATGAATGAAGGCTGGGCCTCATATTGGCATCAGCGCATACTAAGGGAACTGGACCTGACTGAAGAAGAAACGATCGAGTACTCTAAACTCAACTCATCTGTTGTTCAGCCTTCCAAGCACACTTTAAATCCGTATTATCTCGGACTCCGTATTTTTGAAGATATTGAAACCCGTTGGGATAAGCCCTCTAAAGAAGATCGGGAGAAATATGGACGAAAAGGCGGTGAAGGGCAGGAAAAAATATTCGAAGTGCGGGAAATTGATTCCGATACCTCTTTTATCCGTAATTACCTGACCAAGAAACTGGTGGAGGATCTGGACCTCTACGTATTTGAAAAAAAAGGTCCGGAATGGAAAATTACGGATAAATCGTGGGAACAGGTGCGGGATCAACTGGTATATTCAAGAGTCAACGGCGGATTCCCCTATATCCATGTTGCAGATGGAGACTATCAGAGAAATGGAGAATTGTACGTGTCTCATTCTTACGAAGGGGTAGAACTGGATGTGAAGTATGTCGAGAAAACACTTCCTTACATGTACCACCTTTGGGGAAAAAGTGTCCATCTGGAAACCATCGTTGGCGAGAAAAAGATCCTTTTCACCTTCGACGGCAAAAAGCACCACAGGAAATTTTTATAG
- the yhbH gene encoding sporulation protein YhbH — MAEPLFIVSRENWSLHRKGYQDQTRHQQKIKDAIKQNLPDLVTEENIILSNGKQIIKIPIRSLDEYRFRFNYNKSKHVGQGDGDSQVGDVLGIDPYTQQGKGAGAGDQAGEDYYEAEVDMEELQSLLFEELELPYLNPKERLDISTQDIIFNDIRKKGIMSNIDKKRTILENIRRNASSGTPGIHGISPDDLRFKTWDEIEKPHSNALILAMMDTSGSMGSFEKYIARSFFFWMTRFLRSKYEHVDIVFIAHHTEARIVSEEEFFTKGESGGTICSSAYQAALDVIDRSYPPSKYNIYPFHFSDGDNLTSDNERCVKLIQRLMERSNMFGYGEVNQYNRSSTLMQTYRHIQDPKFLYYIIREKGEVYKALKTFFAKPEGAAVQ, encoded by the coding sequence TTGGCGGAACCTTTGTTTATCGTCTCACGGGAAAATTGGTCTTTACACCGGAAGGGCTATCAGGATCAGACCCGGCATCAACAAAAAATAAAAGATGCAATCAAACAAAATCTGCCCGATCTCGTTACTGAAGAGAATATTATCCTTTCGAACGGCAAGCAGATTATTAAAATCCCGATCCGCAGTCTAGATGAGTATAGATTCCGCTTTAATTACAATAAAAGTAAACATGTGGGGCAAGGAGATGGAGACAGCCAAGTCGGGGATGTGCTCGGTATTGATCCTTACACCCAGCAAGGAAAAGGGGCAGGGGCCGGAGACCAGGCAGGCGAGGATTATTACGAGGCGGAAGTAGATATGGAAGAGCTTCAATCGTTGCTGTTCGAAGAATTGGAACTGCCCTATCTAAATCCCAAGGAACGGCTTGATATCAGTACGCAGGACATTATTTTTAATGACATTCGAAAGAAAGGCATTATGTCCAATATTGATAAAAAAAGAACGATTCTGGAGAACATCCGGCGCAATGCCTCTTCCGGGACGCCCGGTATTCATGGTATTTCACCGGATGATCTGCGGTTTAAAACTTGGGATGAAATTGAAAAGCCGCATTCCAATGCTCTTATTCTGGCAATGATGGACACAAGCGGAAGTATGGGTTCCTTCGAGAAATACATTGCCCGCAGTTTTTTCTTCTGGATGACGCGTTTTTTACGGAGCAAATATGAGCATGTCGATATCGTCTTTATTGCTCATCATACGGAAGCAAGGATAGTATCCGAAGAAGAATTTTTCACTAAGGGCGAAAGCGGGGGAACCATCTGCTCCTCAGCCTATCAGGCTGCTTTAGATGTGATCGACCGCAGCTATCCGCCGTCCAAATACAATATCTACCCGTTTCATTTTTCTGACGGAGATAATCTGACCTCCGATAATGAGCGATGCGTCAAACTGATTCAACGGCTTATGGAGCGTTCGAATATGTTCGGGTACGGGGAAGTGAACCAGTATAACCGCAGCAGTACACTAATGCAGACTTACCGGCATATCCAAGACCCCAAGTTTTTATATTATATTATCCGTGAAAAAGGTGAGGTCTACAAAGCGCTGAAAACCTTCTTCGCGAAGCCGGAAGGGGCTGCGGTACAGTGA
- a CDS encoding ATP-binding cassette domain-containing protein, with translation MNSLNIYLDHFAFGKQPIFVKQEVSVTKGNIVGIIGENGIGKSTFVNLLAGNITSTLQINYHNKSLVPGYNPFVFFQPDDFTGLEYLTTLEVTQYFYCFTGRSLIKKNLICLFKLPTFKKKKY, from the coding sequence ATGAACAGTTTAAATATCTATCTAGACCATTTTGCTTTCGGGAAGCAGCCTATTTTTGTCAAGCAAGAGGTTTCTGTTACGAAAGGGAATATCGTAGGTATTATAGGTGAAAATGGAATTGGGAAATCTACCTTTGTCAATTTACTGGCTGGAAACATTACGTCCACATTACAGATAAATTATCACAATAAATCGCTAGTTCCCGGTTATAATCCTTTCGTTTTTTTCCAGCCGGATGACTTCACAGGGCTTGAATATTTAACCACTTTGGAAGTGACCCAATATTTTTATTGCTTTACGGGGAGGAGTTTGATCAAGAAAAATTTGATTTGCTTGTTCAAGTTGCCAACATTCAAAAAGAAAAAGTATTGA
- a CDS encoding stage II sporulation protein M → MKAYISVEHKVAIFLIGLSILVGFIYGYFFEDISQIKIKSFDGLNFIETFLQIFFHNFSIGLIIIFCSIFFYVVSAIPVITTYFVFGESFVFILKKEGFIAAITTYPHFLPETLSTMLLLSIAFVISTKMLKIVFRNESILKNKKKILKTYLVSNVLLIFAALIEALKICYF, encoded by the coding sequence ATGAAAGCTTATATTTCTGTTGAACATAAAGTAGCCATCTTCTTAATTGGTCTAAGTATTTTAGTAGGTTTTATTTACGGATATTTTTTCGAAGATATAAGTCAAATCAAAATTAAAAGTTTTGATGGGTTAAATTTCATTGAGACATTTTTACAAATTTTCTTTCACAATTTTTCCATTGGTTTGATTATTATATTTTGCTCTATCTTCTTCTATGTTGTATCTGCAATTCCTGTAATAACCACATATTTTGTTTTTGGAGAAAGCTTTGTTTTTATTTTAAAGAAAGAAGGATTTATTGCTGCAATAACTACATATCCACATTTCCTCCCGGAAACACTTTCCACCATGTTATTACTCTCAATAGCATTTGTTATTTCAACAAAAATGTTAAAAATTGTATTTAGAAATGAATCCATTCTAAAGAACAAAAAAAAGATTTTAAAAACCTATCTTGTTTCTAATGTGTTACTGATTTTTGCTGCTTTAATTGAAGCTTTGAAAATTTGCTATTTTTGA
- a CDS encoding VOC family protein codes for MAKLSPYFAFENAKEAMSYYEKVFGATHLARIPVGKEMAKQFNIPENQIEHSTMHGSFSIEGNLILCSYSFGRKITPNEFVSMLIDFNSEDSEDEQKMIDLYNRVVESGEVNVTMPLQKQFWGGKMGTFTDKYDITWMLHSQPYSKM; via the coding sequence ATGGCTAAGTTATCACCATATTTTGCATTTGAGAATGCAAAGGAAGCAATGAGTTATTATGAAAAAGTGTTTGGAGCAACTCATCTTGCCAGAATACCTGTGGGAAAAGAGATGGCAAAACAATTTAATATTCCAGAAAATCAGATTGAACATTCTACAATGCATGGTTCTTTTTCTATTGAAGGAAATTTAATTCTTTGTTCATATAGTTTTGGACGTAAAATTACACCAAATGAATTCGTTAGCATGCTGATTGACTTCAATAGTGAAGATTCAGAAGATGAACAGAAAATGATTGATTTATATAATCGAGTGGTAGAATCTGGAGAAGTAAATGTAACCATGCCTTTACAAAAGCAATTTTGGGGTGGTAAAATGGGGACATTTACTGATAAATACGATATCACTTGGATGTTACATTCACAACCATATTCAAAGATGTAA
- a CDS encoding DUF423 domain-containing protein: MYKIFLLLGSINAFLSVALGAFGAHILKSRIPANMLANYETGVQYHMAHALGLILVAILADKLGQGGLITWAGWALFIGIIFFSGSLYVMALTGVRTLGAITPIGGMAFLTGWILLAVSAFRS; encoded by the coding sequence GTGTATAAAATCTTTTTACTGCTCGGCAGCATCAATGCTTTTTTATCGGTGGCCCTTGGAGCTTTTGGAGCCCATATATTGAAATCCAGAATCCCGGCTAATATGCTTGCGAACTATGAAACCGGCGTCCAGTATCATATGGCCCACGCCCTGGGTCTTATTTTAGTCGCTATTCTGGCGGATAAACTCGGGCAGGGCGGGCTTATTACGTGGGCAGGATGGGCTCTTTTCATCGGTATTATTTTTTTCTCGGGAAGTTTATATGTCATGGCTTTAACAGGTGTAAGAACCTTGGGTGCCATCACTCCGATTGGCGGAATGGCTTTTCTGACAGGATGGATATTATTGGCAGTGTCTGCATTCAGATCATAA
- a CDS encoding PAS domain-containing sensor histidine kinase: MTHFRSHHPWEYHEYGKYRGLDQDSRREESHGKLDELFKQSFDQAATGFAVLTPQGKYLIVNQTLCEMLGYSESELLTSYFQMFSYPDDLHQDLIYLKEMLEGKRTCYQMEKRCVHKSGSLLWVLLSVSVIRDGQGKPQYLVSQMQDITAGKKMEKQLLDEQKRYLALLEYIPDMICFLDYTGRLCDVNPAAVKLTGYSEEELTSNFFLRFIVPEEWDRVWNLLEEAKGYRVSEGEIHIMHKEGHRLIMEARAIPIHFEGQQEGVYLIARDVTERKKTEELFRKSEKLTVIGQIAAGVAHEIRNPLTTLKGFIQLFHAGEEGKQEYYEVMMGELNRIELIITEMLVLAKPHMSHFQPRHIDKIIQNVLILLDTEAKHKNIRIVVAGEADLAPVLCEENQLKQLFIHLLKNAVESMEHGGKILIQIRGHGKDRICVRITDQGCGIAPEQMHKLGEPFYTTKEKGTGLGMMISYKIIEDHQGTMEIESKMGEGTTVSVYLPIMTE; the protein is encoded by the coding sequence ATGACACATTTCAGAAGCCATCATCCTTGGGAATACCATGAATACGGCAAATATCGCGGATTGGACCAAGATTCCCGACGGGAAGAAAGTCATGGAAAGCTGGATGAGCTGTTCAAACAGTCTTTTGACCAGGCGGCTACCGGTTTCGCTGTGCTAACCCCCCAGGGGAAATACCTGATAGTCAATCAGACATTATGTGAGATGCTTGGTTACTCCGAATCTGAACTTCTCACTTCTTATTTCCAAATGTTCTCCTATCCCGATGACCTGCATCAGGACCTGATCTATCTGAAAGAGATGCTTGAAGGAAAGCGCACTTGTTATCAGATGGAGAAGCGCTGCGTGCATAAGTCGGGGTCTTTATTATGGGTACTTTTAAGTGTATCCGTGATCAGGGATGGACAAGGGAAGCCTCAATATCTGGTCTCCCAGATGCAGGATATCACGGCCGGGAAAAAGATGGAGAAGCAGCTCTTGGACGAGCAAAAAAGGTATCTGGCCTTGCTGGAATATATCCCAGACATGATCTGTTTTTTGGATTACACAGGAAGACTTTGTGATGTAAATCCTGCTGCAGTCAAGCTGACCGGATACTCTGAAGAAGAACTTACCTCAAACTTTTTCCTCCGTTTTATCGTGCCTGAAGAGTGGGATCGGGTATGGAATCTTCTGGAAGAGGCTAAAGGATACCGAGTAAGTGAAGGCGAAATACATATCATGCATAAGGAGGGGCACCGGCTTATCATGGAGGCCCGTGCAATTCCGATTCATTTTGAAGGGCAGCAGGAAGGGGTATATTTAATAGCCAGGGATGTTACTGAACGTAAAAAAACGGAAGAACTGTTCCGAAAATCGGAAAAGCTGACTGTAATCGGACAAATTGCAGCCGGAGTGGCTCATGAAATTCGTAATCCCCTTACTACGCTGAAAGGTTTTATCCAGCTTTTCCACGCAGGAGAAGAGGGGAAACAGGAATATTATGAGGTTATGATGGGAGAGCTTAACCGGATTGAACTGATAATTACGGAAATGCTTGTACTGGCCAAGCCTCATATGTCCCATTTTCAGCCAAGGCATATTGACAAAATCATTCAGAATGTCCTCATCCTGCTGGATACAGAGGCAAAACATAAAAACATACGAATTGTAGTTGCGGGAGAAGCAGATTTGGCACCGGTTCTTTGCGAAGAAAACCAGCTTAAGCAATTATTTATCCATCTGCTGAAGAATGCAGTAGAGTCAATGGAACATGGGGGGAAAATATTAATTCAAATCAGAGGGCACGGAAAAGACCGCATTTGTGTAAGAATTACGGATCAGGGTTGCGGAATCGCTCCGGAGCAAATGCACAAGCTGGGTGAACCGTTCTATACAACAAAAGAAAAAGGTACAGGCCTCGGCATGATGATCAGCTACAAAATCATCGAAGATCATCAGGGTACCATGGAGATTGAGAGTAAAATGGGAGAAGGAACAACAGTCAGCGTATATTTACCCATAATGACAGAGTAG
- a CDS encoding YunC family protein, producing the protein MMKVEPIQIGGHTAIAIEVHLPKTNLLIVTTDNGYIMCGALDVALLNERLRDREIIAARATGVRTIHELLDSPLESVTHTAEKLGVCPGMTGREAILRMIGAE; encoded by the coding sequence ATGATGAAAGTGGAACCTATTCAAATCGGAGGGCATACCGCAATCGCCATTGAAGTTCATTTGCCAAAAACAAATTTGCTAATCGTAACAACTGATAACGGATACATTATGTGCGGAGCACTGGATGTAGCTTTACTAAATGAGCGATTGAGAGACAGGGAAATTATAGCGGCAAGAGCTACAGGCGTTCGTACCATTCACGAGCTGCTTGACTCTCCCCTGGAATCGGTAACCCATACTGCTGAGAAGTTGGGCGTCTGCCCGGGGATGACGGGACGAGAAGCTATTTTGCGAATGATTGGAGCGGAATAA
- a CDS encoding helix-turn-helix transcriptional regulator, protein MTFSQYVESYRLQCIREELVRSSKTLEQIALENGFATSNYLHYVFKKAYGVTPMQYRRYKECII, encoded by the coding sequence ATGACTTTCAGCCAGTATGTCGAAAGTTACCGGCTGCAATGTATCCGGGAGGAACTGGTACGGAGCAGCAAGACGCTCGAACAAATTGCACTGGAAAACGGATTTGCTACAAGTAATTATTTGCACTATGTCTTTAAAAAAGCCTATGGAGTAACACCAATGCAATACCGGAGGTATAAGGAGTGTATTATATAG
- a CDS encoding FMN-dependent NADH-azoreductase yields MNNILYITANPKAISESFGLQVGDQFVKTLKTEHPELNIQHLDLFKEEIPFIDATVLGAWDKLRTGEELIQEESRIITRMNEVLEQFKAADAYIFVTPMWNLSFPPLLKAFLDNVIIAGQTFRYTENGPQGLLTGKKALHIQARGGVYSEGPAAALEFTNPYLKAALAFIGITDYSELNVEGIAAFPDQALTILEESKEKAVEMAKQFIPARV; encoded by the coding sequence ATGAACAACATTTTGTACATCACGGCTAACCCTAAAGCCATTTCCGAGTCTTTCGGGCTTCAAGTTGGAGATCAGTTCGTAAAAACATTGAAAACCGAACATCCGGAACTTAACATTCAGCACCTGGACTTGTTTAAAGAAGAGATTCCTTTTATTGATGCCACTGTCCTGGGTGCTTGGGACAAGCTTCGTACAGGGGAAGAACTCATTCAGGAAGAATCCCGCATCATCACCCGTATGAACGAAGTGCTGGAACAATTTAAAGCTGCGGATGCCTATATTTTTGTAACTCCAATGTGGAATCTAAGCTTCCCTCCATTACTCAAGGCTTTCCTGGATAACGTAATTATCGCCGGACAAACGTTCCGTTACACCGAAAACGGACCACAAGGCCTGTTGACCGGTAAAAAAGCTCTGCATATCCAAGCCCGCGGCGGCGTTTACTCTGAAGGCCCTGCAGCCGCACTGGAATTTACTAATCCTTACCTGAAAGCGGCACTCGCTTTTATCGGTATTACAGACTACAGCGAGCTGAACGTAGAAGGCATAGCCGCATTCCCGGATCAAGCTCTTACCATTTTGGAAGAATCCAAAGAAAAAGCAGTAGAAATGGCAAAACAATTCATCCCTGCCCGGGTTTAA
- a CDS encoding S-methyl-5-thioribose-1-phosphate isomerase: MQSITTEACSPLISLTWEGDHLALLDQRLLPEEVVYLRLHTPEEVAEAIRHLAVRGAPAIGIAAAYGVYLGMKDFQARADAAEDDAKRQLLAVLRAHAILLAGSRPTAVNLFWALDRMKRRAEAFAVDERITVQAMKQSLLAEAVRIHKEDEDTNRRIGEHALTLFTDGMGVLTHCNAGALATAKYGTALELQRAGLDVTLICDNMAGAIMAKGWVQAVIVGTDRVAANGDVANKIGTYSVAVLARAHEIPFYVACPLSTIDLSTPTGADIPIEERIAEEITEGFGKRTAPRGVKVYNPAFDITPHDYVSGIITEKGIVKGNYKEGLRKLFQSRLS, encoded by the coding sequence ATGCAGTCTATTACAACGGAAGCGTGTTCTCCCCTGATTTCCCTCACTTGGGAAGGAGACCATTTAGCTTTGCTTGATCAGCGGCTCCTTCCCGAAGAAGTCGTTTATTTGAGGCTTCACACTCCGGAGGAAGTGGCAGAAGCCATACGCCATCTTGCCGTACGGGGGGCTCCGGCCATAGGCATCGCCGCGGCCTATGGGGTTTATCTTGGCATGAAGGATTTCCAAGCCAGAGCAGATGCCGCTGAAGATGATGCAAAGCGGCAGCTGCTGGCGGTATTGCGTGCACATGCCATCCTGCTGGCGGGTTCACGGCCTACCGCTGTGAATTTGTTCTGGGCGCTTGACCGCATGAAGCGCCGTGCAGAAGCCTTCGCCGTCGATGAGCGTATCACGGTCCAGGCGATGAAACAATCGCTGCTGGCAGAAGCGGTCCGCATTCACAAAGAGGATGAGGATACCAACCGCCGGATCGGTGAGCATGCCCTCACCTTGTTTACGGATGGCATGGGAGTCCTCACCCACTGTAATGCGGGCGCTCTCGCCACAGCTAAATACGGGACGGCGCTGGAACTCCAGCGGGCAGGCCTCGATGTGACGCTCATCTGCGACAATATGGCTGGCGCCATCATGGCTAAAGGCTGGGTCCAGGCGGTAATCGTCGGGACAGACCGGGTAGCCGCCAACGGAGATGTGGCCAACAAGATCGGCACGTACAGTGTGGCGGTTTTGGCCAGGGCCCATGAAATTCCGTTCTATGTAGCGTGCCCATTGTCCACCATTGACCTTTCCACACCGACAGGGGCCGATATTCCGATTGAAGAACGTATCGCTGAAGAAATTACCGAAGGCTTTGGCAAACGGACTGCTCCACGGGGTGTGAAAGTATATAATCCTGCTTTCGATATTACACCCCATGACTACGTAAGCGGCATTATCACGGAAAAAGGAATTGTTAAAGGAAATTATAAAGAGGGCTTGCGTAAATTGTTTCAATCAAGGTTATCTTAA